A window of Thermodesulfatator atlanticus DSM 21156 contains these coding sequences:
- a CDS encoding beta-ketoacyl-ACP synthase III, whose translation MKTGAVICGLGAALPSRVLTNKDLEQIVDTSDEWITQRTGIKERRIVSPGESNSKLAVEAAKKALARANISPYELDLIIVATFTPDYLMPATAVLVQDQIGAKNAGAFDLAATCSGFIYALSVADQFIRADRSRKILVIGSEVLSHKVNWEDRTTCVLFGDGAGAAVLTGSTNDQRGILSTHLHADGSLWHLLTVKGCGSLYPPCGDELPREEYYIKMQGREVFKHAVRAMEIVAREALDRNNCSPEDLALVVPHQANIRIIEALRERLGLPSEKVFVNLHKYGNTSAASIPLALVEAEEEGRLKSGDLVLLVAFGGGFTWASALLRW comes from the coding sequence ATGAAGACAGGTGCGGTAATTTGTGGTTTAGGAGCAGCGCTTCCCTCACGAGTCCTTACCAATAAGGATCTTGAACAAATCGTTGATACTAGCGACGAATGGATTACCCAGCGTACAGGGATTAAGGAAAGACGCATTGTCTCTCCGGGGGAATCAAATAGTAAACTCGCGGTTGAAGCTGCGAAAAAGGCTTTAGCTCGAGCTAATATTTCTCCTTATGAGCTTGACCTTATTATCGTAGCCACCTTCACCCCTGATTATCTTATGCCAGCCACAGCGGTTTTGGTGCAGGACCAAATCGGGGCCAAAAATGCAGGGGCCTTTGATCTTGCAGCTACCTGTTCAGGGTTTATCTACGCCCTTTCTGTGGCAGACCAATTCATTAGGGCAGACCGCTCCCGCAAGATTCTTGTTATCGGCAGCGAAGTCCTTTCCCACAAGGTCAACTGGGAAGACCGCACCACTTGTGTTCTTTTTGGAGATGGTGCAGGAGCTGCTGTGCTCACCGGTTCAACTAACGACCAAAGAGGCATTTTATCCACGCACCTTCATGCTGACGGAAGCCTCTGGCATCTTCTCACGGTAAAAGGCTGTGGTTCGCTTTATCCTCCCTGTGGAGATGAGCTTCCTCGGGAGGAATACTACATAAAAATGCAGGGTCGTGAGGTTTTTAAACATGCGGTGCGCGCCATGGAGATCGTTGCCCGCGAAGCCCTTGATAGAAACAATTGCTCTCCGGAAGACCTGGCCCTGGTAGTCCCTCATCAGGCCAATATCAGGATAATCGAAGCCTTGCGGGAAAGGCTTGGGCTACCTTCTGAAAAAGTCTTTGTAAACCTTCATAAATACGGAAACACCTCGGCGGCAAGCATTCCTCTTGCCCTGGTGGAAGCCGAAGAAGAAGGCCGTCTAAAGTCAGGGGATCTCGTGCTTCTTGTGGCCTTTGGAGGCGGCTTTACCTGGGCAAGTGCCCTGCTTCGCTGGTAA
- the plsX gene encoding phosphate acyltransferase PlsX — MATWVALDAMGGDFAPQATVEAAYLAVKEYEDLGVYLVGKEDLLSPLLKKKKHKRIKLVSASQIVAMDEAPIAALRNKPDSSLRKAFDLVKEGKARAIVSAGNSGAVLVTALFVLGRLKGVSRPAIATILPTMKGYAVMIDSGANVDCKPHHLLQFAYMGSVFAARILNIEKPKVGLLSIGEEGGKGNTLVKQAHNLLKQSSLNYFGNIEGRDIYRGDVEVIVCDGFVGNVCLKLSEGLAETLMAMMAQEIRKHKLAMLGFAFAKPALARFKKHIDWRERGGAPLLGVNGVVIISHGRSDAKALKNALGTACGFVKQKITEKIGEALEELASSKLGQVNEK, encoded by the coding sequence GTGGCCACCTGGGTTGCCCTAGATGCCATGGGGGGAGATTTTGCCCCCCAGGCCACTGTCGAAGCTGCCTATCTTGCGGTAAAAGAATACGAAGACCTGGGCGTCTATTTAGTAGGTAAGGAAGATCTCCTTTCTCCGCTTCTTAAAAAGAAAAAACACAAACGCATCAAATTGGTCTCAGCTTCTCAGATTGTTGCGATGGATGAAGCCCCTATCGCGGCCCTTCGCAACAAGCCCGATTCTTCGCTTCGTAAGGCCTTTGATTTGGTCAAAGAAGGCAAGGCCCGTGCTATTGTTAGTGCTGGAAACTCCGGAGCCGTACTTGTTACCGCGCTATTCGTGCTTGGCCGTTTAAAAGGGGTTTCAAGGCCTGCCATAGCAACGATCCTTCCCACTATGAAAGGCTATGCGGTTATGATCGATTCAGGGGCAAACGTAGATTGTAAGCCCCACCATCTCCTTCAATTTGCCTACATGGGATCTGTCTTTGCCGCGCGCATCCTAAATATAGAAAAACCGAAAGTCGGGCTTCTTTCTATTGGTGAGGAAGGGGGTAAGGGGAACACCTTGGTAAAACAGGCCCATAACTTGCTCAAACAAAGCAGTTTGAACTATTTCGGCAACATTGAAGGCCGCGATATTTACCGGGGTGACGTGGAAGTAATTGTATGTGATGGATTCGTGGGAAACGTATGCCTTAAGCTTTCAGAGGGTCTTGCAGAGACCTTGATGGCGATGATGGCCCAGGAGATACGTAAACACAAGCTTGCTATGCTGGGTTTTGCCTTTGCCAAGCCAGCACTTGCCCGGTTCAAAAAACATATCGACTGGCGTGAAAGAGGAGGGGCCCCTCTTCTTGGGGTAAACGGCGTGGTGATAATTAGCCACGGGCGCTCTGATGCCAAGGCCCTTAAAAACGCCCTTGGCACCGCCTGCGGTTTTGTAAAACAAAAAATTACCGAAAAGATAGGTGAGGCCTTGGAAGAACTGGCTTCAAGTAAATTAGGGCAGGTTAATGAGAAATGA
- the rpmF gene encoding 50S ribosomal protein L32 codes for MAVPKRKGSRSRRGMRRAHKHLSAPSVSVCPKCKSPKLPHRICPSCGTYRGKVFLKTEEEEF; via the coding sequence ATGGCAGTACCAAAGAGAAAAGGCTCTCGTTCCCGCAGGGGCATGCGTCGGGCTCACAAACACCTTAGTGCGCCGTCTGTTAGCGTGTGCCCTAAATGCAAATCTCCCAAACTCCCGCACCGCATCTGTCCTTCCTGTGGGACATATCGCGGTAAGGTCTTTTTGAAAACGGAGGAAGAGGAGTTTTAG
- a CDS encoding YceD family protein yields MNREELKVKFEDIPPEGLSLAFEDQKGELIKDCHPIIKPIRASVHLQRWGIDVKVTGQVETEISLICDRCLKEFPFPIKSKINVLLEPRAVLSRLKEEMRLTKDDLDVIFFDGHLVEVDEVVREEILLAVPMRKLCHEECKGLCPNCGKNLNNGPCQCKKQVPESPFAILKKLVVSSG; encoded by the coding sequence ATGAATAGAGAAGAGCTTAAAGTTAAATTTGAAGATATTCCCCCAGAAGGTCTGTCTTTGGCATTTGAAGACCAAAAGGGTGAACTTATCAAAGATTGCCATCCTATTATCAAACCTATCCGTGCAAGTGTTCATCTTCAGCGCTGGGGGATTGATGTCAAAGTTACTGGTCAGGTGGAAACAGAAATATCACTTATTTGCGACCGTTGCCTAAAAGAATTTCCTTTCCCAATAAAAAGCAAAATAAATGTATTACTTGAGCCCCGGGCAGTGCTTTCGCGCCTTAAAGAAGAGATGCGTCTTACCAAAGATGATCTTGACGTCATCTTTTTTGACGGCCATCTCGTAGAGGTCGATGAGGTAGTGCGGGAAGAAATCCTTCTAGCTGTTCCTATGCGTAAATTGTGCCACGAAGAATGCAAAGGGTTGTGCCCTAATTGTGGTAAAAATTTAAACAATGGCCCTTGCCAATGTAAAAAACAAGTGCCAGAATCCCCTTTTGCAATCCTCAAGAAGCTGGTAGTTTCTTCCGGTTAG